The DNA segment GATCTCGCCGGCTCCGGCGGAATCAAGGTGAACTACCAGGCGGTGGGGTCCGGGTCCGGCCGCAAAGCTTTCATTGATGGCACCGTTGATTTCGCCGCTTCAGACGACCCGATCAAGGAGGCTGACCGCAAGCAGGTGAGCCAAGGGGTAGTTCAGATCCCGATGGTGGGGGGAACGATCGCCTTCGGATACAACAAGCCTGGCTGCGAGCTTCAACTCACCCAGCAACAGGCTGTGGAGGTGGCCACCGGCGCCATCAGCGATTGGAAGGATCTCGGCTGCGAAGCGGGCACGATCACCTGGGTGCATCGCTCGGATGGCTCCGGCACCACCAAGGCCTTCACCAACTCGCTGCAGACCTTTTCACCGGATTGGACTCTCGGCAGCGGTAAATCGGTGAAGTGGCCGGTGGGCGTGGGTGCCAAAGGCAACTCGGGCGTTGCCGGGGTGATCGACAACCGGGTTGGCGCGATCGGCTACGTGAATCAGTCGTACATCAAGGGGAATGTGCAGGCTGCTGCGTTGCAGAACAAATCCGGGGAATTCCTCAAGCCCTCCGTGGAGGCTGGTGCCAAAGCCCTGAACGGCATTGAGCTTGATCAGCACCTGGCGGGCAGCAACCCCAACCCCTCCGCTGCTGGTGCCTACCCCATCGCAACCCTCACCTGGGTGTTGGCTTATGCCGAGGGCAATGGTGCCAAAGCTGAAGCTGTGAGGAAGGTCTTCAACTACATGCTGGACGACGCCACTCAGGAGGGTGCTGCGGCCTTGGGCTTTGTGCCTCTCCGGGGCAGCATCCTTGAAAAATCCCGCAGTGCGGTGGCAGGGATTCAGCCTTGAATGCGAACCCTTGATTGGCATGAACGACATGCCCCGGCTTGGATGGCCAAGCCGGGGTTTTTTGATGCTTTAAACAGGGTTTTATGGTTCCTTAACCATCGTTAATGGGTGCATAACGACAGGTGGTTTGAGTCCCGATTAGGTCTTGGTTGCTACAGCCTCGTTCCTCTTTCGGTTGTCGTGATGCGCATTGCACAAAAGGCCCTTCTCGCCTCGTCCCTGCTTGTCCTTGGGGCAGGCATGTCAGCTTCGGCAGCTCCCAAGCTGAACGGCGCTGGCGCCTCCTTCCCGGCCAAGATCTACCAGCGTTGGTTCGCTGACCTGGCCAAGGCTGGCGGCCCTCAGGTCAATTACCAGGCCGTGGGTTCCGGTTCCGGCCGTAAAGCTTTCATCGACCAGACCGTGAACTTCGGTGCATCGGATGATCCGATGAAGAAGAAGGACATGGCCAAGGTCAGCCGTGGTGTGGTCCAGATCCCGATGGTGGGTGGCACCATCGCCTTCGGTTACAACAAGCCCGGTTGCAACCTGAAGCTCACCCAGGAGCAGGCCGTCAAGGTCGCCATGGGCATGATCAAGGATTGGAAGCAGCTCGGCTGCAAGCCCGGCACCCTCACCTGGGTGCACCGTTCCGATGGCTCTGGCACCACCAAGGCCTTCACCAACTCCATGCAGGCCTTCTCCACGACCTGGACCCTCGGCACCGGTAAATCGGTGAAGTGGCCCGCTGGTGTGGGCGCCAAAGGCAACTCCGGTGTGGCCGGCCTGATTCAGAACCGTGAAGGCGCGATCGGTTACGTGAACCAGTCGTACATCAAGGGCAAGGTGGTTGCCGCCGCTCTCCAGAACAAGTCTGGTGAGTTCCTCAAGCCTTCTGTGGCTGCAGGTGCCAAGGCCCTCAATGGCATCAGCCTTGATAAAGACCTGGCTGGCAAGAACCCCAACCCCACCGCCAAAGGCGCTTACCCCATCGCCACCCTCACTTGGGTTCTGGCTTACAAAACCGGCAACGGTGACAAAGCCAAGGTGGTGCAGGACGCCTTCAACTACATGCTGAGCAACGCTGCTCAGAACAAAGCTCCGTCCCTGGGCTTCGTTCCCCTCAAGGGCGACATCCTGGCCAAGTCCAAGGCCGCTGTGAACAAGATCGGCAAGTGATCTTGGCTTGAATTGGTTTTTCAAAACCAAACATCAAAGGGCCCCTCGGGGCCCTTTTTTTTGGGGCTAAATGAGTCGAATTGCGATCAGTGTTAGAGCCTTCTTAACCGAATCTCTCCCAGCTCTTTGTTGGGAATCGATGTTGTCCTGAATACAGTTTACGTGGATTCACGGGATTCCAAATGCTTGCCACTCCGTCGGCTGATCTGAGTTCAACAGCTCTTGGTTTCAAGGCATTTCTTGAAAACAGCTACGACAATCGCAATGTTGTTCATTTTACCGCGGGAAGTTTTGTTCCTCTGCTGAAGAACAGCGTTTGGTTTGTGGTTCGCGGCATGGTGAAGCTGGGGGCGTTGTCGGTGCATGGCGATGAGCTTGTGCTGGGCCTGGTGGGTCCCAATGAACCTTTCGGTGCCGCATTCACCAATGTGGAGGCCTATGAGGCTGTAGCGCTCACCGATTGCGATCTGTTCTGCTGCAATCTGGCCGAGCTGGAGCAGTCTCCCGAATTGGCGCTTGGTCTGGCCAAGGCCATGGCCGCCCGCTACCGCCAGGCGGAGTCGCTCCTGGCCCTGCTCGGGCTACGTCGCGTTGAAGAGCGGGTGCGTGGCTTTCTGGAGCTGCTCGCCAAGGACTTTGGCGAACCCTGTGAGGCCGGGTTGCGGCTCAACCTTCGCCTGACCCATCAGGAGATCGCCAGTGCCCTGAGCACCACACGGGTCACCGTGACCCGCGTGTTGGGGCAGTTGCGGGATGAAGGCTGGTTGCAGATTGATGCCTCCAGGCATCTGGTGGTGAGCGGCACCGGCCGCCGCTGAAGGCATAAAAAAAGAGCCGGCGAAATTGCCGGCTCAAATCCTGAAGTGGTGATGTTCAGGTGGGGAAACAAGACGGTTGAATCGGAGCGGCGGGATTTGAACCCACGACCCCCACTACCCCAAAGTGGTGCGCTACCAAGCTGCGCCACGCCCCGTCAGATTTAAGTTATCACAGTGCATCCCGGCGTCTGAGTCGCCTGAGCAACCGAGTGGTGAGCTGGTCTCTCGTTGCGGATCCGTACTGGTACATCCGCAGTTCTGAAGCGGCCTGACGAAGCTCAGCCAGGGTCATCGCCGCTAAACGCAGTTCGGGCAGGGTGCGCCATGCTCTCGAACGCATCGGGAGTGAGGCAGAGCCTTTGGCCTGGCCCAGATTCAAGGTTCCATCCGCCAGCCATTCGGGGATGAGCACCACCAGAACGGCGATCAAGCCATAGAGCTCAACCAGCCCCCTCGGCAGGGGATGCAGTTGTCGCTGTTCGGATGGATCAGGCCGTTCACTCACTGCAGAACGGAGGGGTCCTTCTCCATCCACGATCGCACCAAGAAGAGGAGTGCCAGTTGGCGGGTGGTCAGATTGCCAATGGTGTTGTTTTGGATGGAGGCGTGTCCCGCCAAAGCATCGGAGCCTGCTGCTTTCGGTTGTGGGACACACTGCCGAGGACCAGGCCCAGCACCAGGATCAAAGTGAGGGCGATGGCCAGGATCACCTGCCGATCACTCCAGGGCTCGGGCATGACATGGTTCGGGCTCTTCCCCATCCTGGCCGAATCAGCCCAGCGTGATTGGGCTGTTGTCGGATCGAAGCACGCAGTGGCTGATGGACCAGTCGTATTTGTCCCACACCTGCTTGGGGAGTTTGTAGTTCGATCCTTCGAATTCCTCGAGCAGCGTTTGGGTCGGCATGGCGGAGCAATAGGGGCGGCTGCCTGGTTTGGCCAGGTACTGCTGGTGGTAGTCCTCCGCGAAATAAAAGGTTTGGTCCGCCAGGATTTCGGTGGTAATGGCTCCGTAGCCCTTGGCCGAAAGAGCGGCCTGATAAGCGTCCCGACTGGCCAGGGCCAGTTGTAGATGCTCCGGATTGAACGTGTAAATGGCCGATCGGTATTGGCTGCCGGTGTCGTTGCCCTGCCGGTTGCCCTGGGTGGGGTCGTGGCACTCCCAGAACAGTTTCAGCAGGTCGCTGAAGTCGAGAGCGGGTCGGCTCCACACCACGCGCACCACTTCCGTGTGTCCCGTTATGCCAGAGCAGACCTGGTTGTAGGTCGGTTGCTCGGTTTGGCCGCCCGCGTAGCCCACGGCAGTGCTCACCACCCCTGGGAGTCGCCAAAACCCTTTTTCAGCGCCCCAGAAGCACCCACAGGCAAAGATTGCTTCCTCCTGATCGGCCATCAGTGGGGCCTTCAGCGGCGTTCCCAACACGGCGTGTGTTGCCGGTGCAGATGATTCGGCGCCGCCGCGGGGAGACAGCCAGGAAGGAAGCATGTTGATTGCGTCGATCTACTGAGCTTAGGCAGCTGATTCAATGCAGTGATGCTGCCGTGTGGATGGCAAACAGTGATCGTCCATGTGATTGCTCTGCAAATAAGGAATGCAAGCAATGGCTCAAAAGTTCGTTTTGAGGAGAGGTCCTTTTTTGAGCAATGTCGTTCAGGTTGGGGTCAATTCTTTTGTCTGTAGTTTTCGGCATGAATCGTGCTGTGGCTGAGACGTCTCCAGGCGAGTCGGAGCTTCAGCCATGTTTGGCTGCTGAAGCCATGGAGAACGCCATCAGGGTTTGAGGAGATTGTGCTGTTGGCTGGAAATGTCCACCCAGCAAGATAAACGTGATGGATCAATGAATCACGAGCCATTGATTGATGGCTTGTTGATTCAAAAAGGTGTTTCCCCGAGAAAAAATAGTCTGTTCTTTCTGTTGAATTAGAAGGCCCGCAGCAGACATTTCTGCTGCGGGCCGATCAAGGAACAGTGGCCTCGTCCTGCGGAATCATCTTGGGGTGGCCGTGGCGCAGGGGGGCCTAAGACGCGTTGGCTTCACCCTCAACGGGGTTGAGCTGAATGTGATTCAGCAGCGTTGTGACGAAGGCGAAAAGCAGAAACGGCAGGCTGAGCACCAAGATCAGCCCCACGCCCACCAGCGCAAACACTGGTCGCGACGAGCCCATCAGGGCAAGTCCCGCAGCAAGGCTCACAAAAATGACGGCCATCCAGGCCAGCACCTGTCCGTAGATATCGCCAAAGGTGAGCGTGCAGCGCACCGCAAAGGGGGATCCGCTGGTCATAGGCAAGGAGTTGCCTTCACAGCTAAGCCACGGACGTTGCTGTTGTCAGAAACCGCCCGGGGATTCTTCAGGAAGCCAACGCATCCAGCCGTTGCGAAGCCTGCTGACGCTCCCAGAGACGTTTGTAGACACCCGGCTGCTGAATCAAGGCGTTGTGGTGTCCCTGTTGAACGATCCGTCCGTTTTCCATCACCAGGATGCGATCACAGGCCGCTGCTGCTGATAGTTGATGGCTGATCATCACGATGGTCCGATCATCCTGAGCACGGATCGAATCCAGAATCGCCGCTGCTGTGTTGTTGTCGACGCTGGCCAAGGCGTCGTCGAGAACCAACACCGGCGCCGACATCAGCAAGGCCCGGCCCAGGGCTGTGCGTTGCCGCTGACCACCACTCAACGTGATGCCGCGTTCCCCAACGATGGTTCCGAAACCATCGGGGAAGCCCTTCACGTCGTCAGCCAGGCGGGCTTGGCCGGCCGCCAACTCAACCCGCTGATCACTGGCCTCAGGCTCGCCATAGCGAAGGTTGTCCGCCAGGGTGCTGGTGAACAGAAAGCCCTCCTGGGGAACGATCGCCACATCACGGCGCAACGTCTTCAAGGGCATCTGGGTGACATCCATGCCATCCAGGAACAGCTGTCCGGCTTCCAGTGGAACCATGCGACCAAACGCCCGAGCCAGCGTCGTCTTGCCGCAACCCACAGCCCCCACCACGGCCACCAACTCCCCTGGCTCGATGCAGAAGCTCAAGCCATTCAGGGTGTTCCGTTCAGCACCCTCGTAATGCACCGTCAGGCCGCGGGCTTCAAAACGCCCACGGCGTTCGGACGGTGGATGGGGCTGAACATCAGAGGGATCCGGGTCTTTGATCTTTGGTTCCCGTTTCAGCAACTCCTCCACCCGCTCGAGGCTCACCTGGCCGGTCTGGAAGGTGTTGAGCGTGAATCCCAGCAGAGCTGTTGGGAAGACGAGCTGCTCCACGTAGAGGATCAGGGCCACCAGTGCCCCAATGCTCAGACGACCGGCTTCGAGCTGGCCGCTACCGATGGCCAGCAGCAAAAGAACAGAAAGGGAGGAAATGCCCTGCAGCAGCGGAAACAGGGTGCTTTGGGTTTTTGCCAGCCGAATGGCGCTGTCGCGGTAGCGGCGGTTGCGTGTGGCGAAGGCCTCTTGTTCCGCTCCCTCCTGGCCGTAGATCTTGATGGCCCCGATTCCCGAGAGATCCTCCTGAATCAGGTTGCTGAGGGCGGAGAGTTCTTCCTGTTGCTCACGCTTCTGACGCATCATGCGCCCGCCGAACAGGCGCACTGAGCTGAGCATCACGGGGTAGAGACCGACGGCGGCCAGGGTCAGCCACGGATCGATCGCCAACATCGCCGGCAGCGTCAGCGCATAGGCCAGCAGAGTGTTTGTGAGGCTGAGAATCGCGAAGCCAAGCAGGCGCCGGATGTTTTCCACATCGCTGGTGGCGCGACTGATCACTTCACCGCTGCCCTTGCTCTGAATCCAATCGGGTTCCTGGCGCAGCATGTGCTCGAACAGGCGCTGACGCAGATCCACTTCCACCTGGCGACCCACGCCGAAGATGAGTTGTCGCGAGGCCAGCCGGATCACACCCATGGTGCTGGCAAGCAGCACAACCCATCCCGCCTGGCGAAGCACGCCGGCGTAACTGAATCCCTCCTGCAGCTCGTCCACAACGCTGCGCACTTCCATCGGGATCGTGACCCGTAGAACGTTGACCACCACCAAGGCGATGGCGCCCAGCAGCACCGTTCGGCGGTGGGGACGCAGATAGCGGCCGATCAGGTCGAGACGAAGGGCGGCCATGCGAGCTCGTGGGTCCCGTTGGCAGGCCAACCTAGGCATCCGGCTTCAACGGCTGGTCGTTCGCCGCTGATCTGAGTGATAGTGGGGCTGTCCCCATCACCTGGCCCGGCGTGCCTTGCACCCCGGGTTTTTTACTGCCAGCTCCCCTCAATGTCCTCAGACCCCCGTTCCTGGTCCGGTTGCTTGGAGCATCTGCTGCAGGGCAACAACCTCAGCTCCGACGAGGCCAATGCCCTGATGCATGCCTGGCTGGCTGAACAGCTCGAGCCTGTGCAGACCGGGGCGTTCCTGGCTGGTCTGAGGGCCAAGGGGATGG comes from the Synechococcus sp. A15-62 genome and includes:
- the pstS gene encoding phosphate ABC transporter substrate-binding protein PstS; the encoded protein is MDQITQTVLEHRSLVVSSLSVLAIGLAACGGSSSVSSLNAAGASFPAKVYQSWFADLAGSGGIKVNYQAVGSGSGRKAFIDGTVDFAASDDPIKEADRKQVSQGVVQIPMVGGTIAFGYNKPGCELQLTQQQAVEVATGAISDWKDLGCEAGTITWVHRSDGSGTTKAFTNSLQTFSPDWTLGSGKSVKWPVGVGAKGNSGVAGVIDNRVGAIGYVNQSYIKGNVQAAALQNKSGEFLKPSVEAGAKALNGIELDQHLAGSNPNPSAAGAYPIATLTWVLAYAEGNGAKAEAVRKVFNYMLDDATQEGAAALGFVPLRGSILEKSRSAVAGIQP
- the pstS gene encoding phosphate ABC transporter substrate-binding protein PstS → MRIAQKALLASSLLVLGAGMSASAAPKLNGAGASFPAKIYQRWFADLAKAGGPQVNYQAVGSGSGRKAFIDQTVNFGASDDPMKKKDMAKVSRGVVQIPMVGGTIAFGYNKPGCNLKLTQEQAVKVAMGMIKDWKQLGCKPGTLTWVHRSDGSGTTKAFTNSMQAFSTTWTLGTGKSVKWPAGVGAKGNSGVAGLIQNREGAIGYVNQSYIKGKVVAAALQNKSGEFLKPSVAAGAKALNGISLDKDLAGKNPNPTAKGAYPIATLTWVLAYKTGNGDKAKVVQDAFNYMLSNAAQNKAPSLGFVPLKGDILAKSKAAVNKIGK
- a CDS encoding Crp/Fnr family transcriptional regulator, with product MLATPSADLSSTALGFKAFLENSYDNRNVVHFTAGSFVPLLKNSVWFVVRGMVKLGALSVHGDELVLGLVGPNEPFGAAFTNVEAYEAVALTDCDLFCCNLAELEQSPELALGLAKAMAARYRQAESLLALLGLRRVEERVRGFLELLAKDFGEPCEAGLRLNLRLTHQEIASALSTTRVTVTRVLGQLRDEGWLQIDASRHLVVSGTGRR
- the msrA gene encoding peptide-methionine (S)-S-oxide reductase MsrA; its protein translation is MLPSWLSPRGGAESSAPATHAVLGTPLKAPLMADQEEAIFACGCFWGAEKGFWRLPGVVSTAVGYAGGQTEQPTYNQVCSGITGHTEVVRVVWSRPALDFSDLLKLFWECHDPTQGNRQGNDTGSQYRSAIYTFNPEHLQLALASRDAYQAALSAKGYGAITTEILADQTFYFAEDYHQQYLAKPGSRPYCSAMPTQTLLEEFEGSNYKLPKQVWDKYDWSISHCVLRSDNSPITLG
- a CDS encoding ABC transporter ATP-binding protein, producing MAALRLDLIGRYLRPHRRTVLLGAIALVVVNVLRVTIPMEVRSVVDELQEGFSYAGVLRQAGWVVLLASTMGVIRLASRQLIFGVGRQVEVDLRQRLFEHMLRQEPDWIQSKGSGEVISRATSDVENIRRLLGFAILSLTNTLLAYALTLPAMLAIDPWLTLAAVGLYPVMLSSVRLFGGRMMRQKREQQEELSALSNLIQEDLSGIGAIKIYGQEGAEQEAFATRNRRYRDSAIRLAKTQSTLFPLLQGISSLSVLLLLAIGSGQLEAGRLSIGALVALILYVEQLVFPTALLGFTLNTFQTGQVSLERVEELLKREPKIKDPDPSDVQPHPPSERRGRFEARGLTVHYEGAERNTLNGLSFCIEPGELVAVVGAVGCGKTTLARAFGRMVPLEAGQLFLDGMDVTQMPLKTLRRDVAIVPQEGFLFTSTLADNLRYGEPEASDQRVELAAGQARLADDVKGFPDGFGTIVGERGITLSGGQRQRTALGRALLMSAPVLVLDDALASVDNNTAAAILDSIRAQDDRTIVMISHQLSAAAACDRILVMENGRIVQQGHHNALIQQPGVYKRLWERQQASQRLDALAS